In Alkalihalobacillus sp. TS-13, the following are encoded in one genomic region:
- a CDS encoding glutathione peroxidase, translated as MSSVHDFSARSITGEDKKLADYKGKVLLIVNTASKCGFTPQYEGLQRLYDTYKDEGFEVLGFPSNQFMNQEPGSEEDIQEFCKLNYGVSFPMFSKVDVKGNEAHPLFKHLIKEAPGMLSDQVKWNFTKFLVDQEGRVIDRYAPQTKPENIEEDIQKLLNR; from the coding sequence ATGAGTAGTGTTCATGATTTTTCAGCTAGGTCGATTACAGGAGAAGATAAGAAGCTAGCCGATTATAAAGGGAAAGTACTGCTGATCGTCAATACAGCAAGCAAATGCGGTTTTACGCCTCAGTATGAGGGGTTGCAGCGATTGTACGATACGTATAAAGACGAGGGGTTCGAAGTACTCGGCTTTCCTAGCAACCAATTCATGAATCAGGAACCGGGCTCTGAAGAAGACATCCAAGAGTTCTGTAAACTCAATTATGGGGTAAGTTTTCCCATGTTCAGTAAAGTAGATGTCAAAGGCAATGAGGCCCATCCTCTATTCAAACACCTAATAAAAGAGGCACCTGGAATGCTTTCTGACCAGGTAAAGTGGAATTTCACCAAGTTTCTCGTTGATCAAGAGGGCAGAGTAATCGACAGGTACGCTCCTCAGACCAAACCTGAAAATATTGAAGAAGACATTCAAAAATTGCTTAATCGGTAA
- the kynB gene encoding arylformamidase, whose product MKIWDISHPLKEGVPTWPGDTPFSFKLNWTKEETGSVNVGSLTLSTHTGTHVDAPFHFDDHGKKMLDLQPELYVGDALVVHLEGREMIKPEDFEGYDLGAVERLLIKTGSWHDRSKFPESITYLSEELAPFLKEKGIRLIGVDVPSVDQIDSKDLAAHHSLLNNDIHILESVVLDEIEEGIYELIALPLPLEESDASPVRAVLRRIL is encoded by the coding sequence ATGAAAATTTGGGACATTTCTCATCCATTGAAGGAGGGAGTGCCAACTTGGCCTGGCGATACTCCCTTCTCTTTTAAATTGAACTGGACAAAAGAGGAGACAGGCTCAGTCAATGTTGGAAGCCTGACGTTGAGCACGCATACCGGAACGCACGTGGATGCACCGTTCCATTTTGACGACCATGGTAAAAAGATGTTGGATTTGCAGCCGGAGCTTTATGTTGGCGATGCGCTTGTCGTCCATTTGGAAGGCCGTGAAATGATTAAACCAGAAGATTTTGAAGGCTATGATTTAGGAGCAGTGGAGCGATTGCTGATCAAGACCGGCTCCTGGCATGACCGAAGTAAGTTTCCGGAGTCGATCACATATCTTTCAGAAGAACTTGCGCCATTTTTAAAAGAAAAAGGCATCCGTCTGATCGGGGTGGATGTACCTTCCGTCGATCAAATAGATTCGAAGGATTTGGCAGCGCATCACAGCCTGTTGAATAACGACATCCATATTCTCGAAAGCGTTGTGCTCGATGAAATTGAAGAAGGGATCTATGAATTGATCGCCTTGCCGCTGCCGCTCGAGGAGTCAGATGCAAGTCCGGTCAGAGCTGTTTTACGGAGAATATTATAA
- the fabZ gene encoding 3-hydroxyacyl-ACP dehydratase FabZ → MLNIDEIKAIIPHRHPVLLVDKVLEVEEGKRAIGLKNVTANEDFFNGHFPEYPVMPGVLIVEALAQVGAVALLKKEENRGRLAFFAGIDKCRFKRQVRPGDQLRLEVELTRVRGSMGKGTAVATVDGEVACEAEIMFALGDKKE, encoded by the coding sequence ATGTTGAACATTGATGAAATCAAAGCGATCATCCCCCATCGCCACCCGGTTTTACTGGTGGATAAGGTATTGGAAGTGGAAGAAGGCAAACGCGCAATCGGACTTAAAAATGTAACCGCTAACGAAGACTTTTTCAACGGACATTTCCCAGAATACCCGGTCATGCCAGGCGTTCTAATTGTCGAAGCGCTTGCTCAAGTCGGAGCGGTCGCCCTACTTAAAAAAGAAGAAAACCGGGGACGCTTAGCCTTTTTCGCAGGAATCGACAAATGTCGTTTTAAAAGACAAGTGCGTCCTGGAGATCAATTACGCCTTGAAGTAGAACTAACTCGTGTCCGCGGATCGATGGGGAAAGGCACAGCTGTCGCAACTGTCGATGGTGAAGTCGCTTGTGAAGCTGAAATCATGTTCGCGTTAGGTGACAAGAAAGAATAA
- a CDS encoding transposase encodes MPRKPRIWYPGAEYHITSRGNRKTPLFYDNQDRQKYMKILSEARTEFTFDLYSYCLMTNHIHLQLKTHYSSVTQIMRKIHHRYALYFNKKYEFVGHVFQGRYGAKLIESPNYQMDVSKYIHLNPVKADLVETAGAYEWSSYRTYVDFHKLPNVNPYPVLSHFPYPQNILYQKFVENDPTASITGDDLEKSLE; translated from the coding sequence ATGCCTCGTAAGCCAAGGATATGGTATCCGGGAGCGGAGTATCATATCACCTCGCGTGGAAATCGCAAGACACCTCTCTTTTACGACAATCAAGATCGCCAGAAGTACATGAAAATCCTTAGTGAAGCCCGCACAGAATTCACCTTCGACCTCTATTCCTACTGCCTGATGACGAATCACATCCACCTGCAATTGAAGACCCACTACTCATCGGTCACCCAAATCATGAGGAAAATCCACCATCGCTATGCACTTTATTTCAACAAGAAATATGAATTCGTCGGCCATGTGTTCCAGGGACGTTATGGTGCGAAGCTGATCGAGTCCCCGAATTATCAAATGGATGTCAGTAAATACATCCACCTGAATCCTGTGAAAGCCGACCTTGTCGAAACAGCAGGAGCTTATGAATGGAGCAGTTACCGGACATATGTCGACTTCCACAAACTCCCTAACGTCAATCCCTACCCTGTCCTCTCTCATTTTCCATATCCCCAGAACATCCTGTACCAGAAATTTGTCGAAAACGACCCAACCGCATCCATTACTGGAGATGACCTCGAAAAATCCCTTGAATAG
- a CDS encoding DNA-directed RNA polymerase subunit beta — translation MIQKNTEAKNEGSSLRQAFKASKNKLMKITPKKNEESSPSSREERKQQKAEAEKLRVRLVPIWLRLIIVILLFALCLAGGLAIGYGVVGDGEMMDVFKKDTWQHIIDIVKKDS, via the coding sequence ATGATTCAAAAAAATACAGAAGCCAAAAATGAAGGATCTTCTTTAAGACAAGCATTTAAGGCGAGTAAAAATAAATTAATGAAAATCACACCAAAGAAGAACGAGGAAAGCTCGCCTTCTTCACGGGAAGAACGCAAGCAACAGAAAGCCGAAGCGGAAAAGCTGCGCGTACGTCTCGTGCCGATCTGGCTGCGGTTGATCATCGTCATTCTTCTGTTTGCGCTGTGCCTTGCGGGAGGACTCGCAATCGGATACGGTGTAGTCGGAGACGGAGAAATGATGGACGTCTTCAAAAAAGACACATGGCAGCACATCATCGACATCGTCAAAAAAGACTCTTAG
- a CDS encoding flagellar hook-basal body protein, which produces MNRSMITASVSMGQLQRQLDTISNNLSNSNTYGFKRRNVQFADLLVQETNNQPNRKAEEGRLTPDGIRLGSGARVSGTALRLEQGGVVETGRTLDVALLNPNVMFQIAKRLENNVEIIEYTREGSFYVTPVEGNPDQLQLTAANGDRVMSEDGPIEVPVGFDSISISGNGTIQAKMPDGTVVDAGRLALAEVVRPQLLESSGDNRFRVEPGTAVGQAIEQVDQGEGLVQQGALEQSNVNVAHEMTQLLTTQRSYQMNARAVTMADQMMGLVNTIR; this is translated from the coding sequence ATGAATCGATCGATGATTACGGCTTCTGTATCGATGGGCCAGTTGCAGCGTCAGTTAGACACGATTTCAAATAACCTTTCGAATAGTAATACATATGGATTTAAGAGACGCAATGTGCAATTCGCTGATTTACTTGTCCAGGAGACGAACAACCAGCCGAATCGGAAAGCAGAAGAAGGCCGATTGACACCGGATGGGATCCGTCTTGGAAGTGGAGCGAGAGTTTCAGGGACAGCTCTTCGCCTGGAACAGGGGGGCGTTGTCGAAACGGGCAGAACGCTGGACGTTGCCTTGTTAAATCCAAATGTTATGTTTCAAATTGCGAAAAGACTTGAAAATAATGTCGAAATCATTGAATATACAAGAGAAGGGTCTTTTTACGTAACACCAGTAGAAGGAAACCCTGATCAATTACAACTTACTGCTGCGAATGGGGATCGTGTCATGAGCGAAGACGGCCCGATCGAGGTGCCCGTAGGTTTCGATTCGATTTCGATCAGTGGAAATGGCACGATTCAAGCAAAAATGCCCGATGGTACGGTCGTTGATGCCGGTCGTTTGGCTTTGGCTGAAGTTGTCCGTCCACAGTTGTTGGAATCGTCAGGTGATAACCGATTCAGAGTCGAGCCTGGAACTGCGGTTGGACAAGCTATCGAACAAGTGGACCAGGGTGAAGGTTTGGTCCAGCAAGGTGCGTTGGAACAGTCCAATGTCAATGTCGCGCATGAGATGACACAACTTTTAACGACACAACGTTCGTATCAAATGAATGCCAGAGCGGTTACGATGGCTGATCAGATGATGGGGCTTGTGAATACCATTCGATAG
- a CDS encoding flagellar hook-basal body protein, which translates to MFRGFYTAASGMISQQRRQDLLTNNLANANTPGFKADQASLRAFPQMLLSRLGETNVGGHAIPTSKHVGPLATAVYMQETMPNFRQGDLQETGNNLDVALLQGAVPINEETGAQGALFFTVQNEEDAIRLTRNGNFSLDANGNLVTSTGDFVLDTDRNRIQVDGSDFTMDSNGRILEAGAQVNVALIENPNLLEKEGNGLFLAGNEDAIISAVGNPEVSYQLKQGFVERSNVDVEQTMVEMMNAYRTFEANQKVLQAYDRTMEKASNEIGRLG; encoded by the coding sequence ATGTTTCGAGGTTTTTACACAGCGGCGTCCGGAATGATTTCGCAGCAAAGGCGTCAGGATCTGTTGACGAACAATCTAGCAAATGCCAATACACCCGGATTCAAAGCGGATCAGGCTTCACTTCGCGCCTTTCCGCAAATGTTGTTGAGCCGGCTCGGTGAAACGAACGTAGGAGGGCACGCGATTCCGACGAGTAAGCATGTCGGACCACTTGCGACAGCTGTTTACATGCAGGAAACGATGCCGAATTTCCGACAGGGTGACCTTCAGGAGACTGGAAACAACCTTGATGTTGCTCTTCTTCAAGGCGCAGTCCCAATCAATGAAGAGACCGGAGCGCAAGGTGCTTTGTTTTTTACCGTACAAAATGAAGAAGACGCGATCCGCTTGACTCGGAATGGGAATTTTTCACTGGACGCTAACGGAAATCTCGTAACGAGCACCGGTGATTTCGTACTAGATACGGACAGGAATCGGATCCAGGTCGATGGTTCTGATTTTACGATGGATTCCAATGGCAGAATCTTAGAGGCGGGTGCCCAGGTGAATGTCGCGCTGATCGAAAATCCGAATCTATTAGAAAAAGAAGGCAACGGCCTTTTCCTTGCAGGTAATGAAGATGCGATCATTTCGGCAGTCGGGAACCCCGAAGTTTCTTATCAATTAAAACAAGGATTCGTTGAGCGCTCGAACGTGGATGTCGAACAGACGATGGTAGAGATGATGAACGCATATCGGACATTCGAAGCCAATCAAAAGGTATTGCAGGCATATGATCGGACGATGGAAAAAGCATCAAATGAGATTGGTAGACTTGGCTGA
- a CDS encoding rod shape-determining protein, whose protein sequence is MFSRDVGIDLGTANVLIYVKGRGIVLDEPSVVAIDNNLNRVLEVGEAARRMVGRTPGNIVANRPLKDGVIADFEMTEAMLKYFLDKINVRGLIGKPRILICTPTNITTVEQKAIREAAQKSGAKHVFLEEEPKVAAIGAGMDIFQPYGNMVVDIGGGTSDVAVLSMGDIVTASSIKVAGDKFDQDILQYIKQKYKLLIGERTSESIKIEVATVFPGARDEEMEIRGRDMVSGLPRNITIRSTEIEEALNESVHSIVMAAKSVLEKTPPELSADIIDRGIILTGGGALLHGIEQLFAEELKVPVHVADDPLTCVARGTGLMLEHIDKLPKQKTS, encoded by the coding sequence ATGTTTTCTAGAGATGTGGGCATTGATCTGGGTACCGCGAACGTACTCATTTATGTCAAAGGACGGGGGATTGTCCTCGACGAACCATCAGTCGTTGCCATCGATAATAACCTGAATCGGGTTTTAGAGGTTGGTGAAGCAGCTCGAAGGATGGTGGGGCGAACTCCTGGAAATATCGTCGCAAATAGACCATTGAAAGATGGGGTGATCGCAGATTTCGAAATGACTGAAGCGATGCTCAAATATTTCTTGGATAAGATTAATGTAAGGGGGCTGATAGGCAAGCCGAGAATTTTGATCTGTACCCCGACCAACATTACGACCGTTGAACAAAAAGCAATCCGTGAAGCTGCTCAAAAAAGTGGAGCAAAACACGTATTTCTTGAAGAGGAGCCGAAAGTTGCTGCGATTGGTGCTGGTATGGACATTTTTCAACCATATGGGAACATGGTCGTTGACATAGGCGGTGGGACATCAGATGTTGCCGTTTTATCCATGGGCGATATCGTCACCGCCTCTTCGATTAAAGTGGCGGGGGACAAGTTCGATCAGGACATCCTTCAATACATAAAACAGAAGTACAAGCTTCTTATCGGAGAACGGACCTCCGAGAGCATCAAGATAGAGGTAGCGACGGTCTTTCCAGGAGCTCGTGACGAAGAAATGGAAATCCGCGGCCGTGATATGGTCAGCGGTTTGCCGCGTAACATCACGATCAGGTCTACAGAGATAGAGGAAGCGTTGAATGAATCTGTCCATTCCATTGTGATGGCTGCGAAAAGCGTACTCGAAAAAACACCTCCTGAGCTTTCAGCTGACATCATCGACCGAGGAATCATCCTAACGGGCGGCGGTGCACTTTTACATGGAATCGAACAGCTTTTTGCCGAAGAATTGAAGGTACCGGTTCATGTTGCCGATGATCCGTTGACTTGCGTGGCTCGCGGAACGGGCTTGATGCTCGAACATATCGACAAGTTACCGAAGCAAAAAACGTCTTGA
- the spoIIID gene encoding sporulation transcriptional regulator SpoIIID has protein sequence MHDYIKERTIKIGRYIVETRKTVRMIAKEFGVSKSTVHKDLTERLPEINPELANSVKEILEYHKSVRHLRGGEATREKYKKSTEKVVN, from the coding sequence GTGCACGATTACATCAAAGAACGAACCATCAAGATAGGCAGGTATATCGTGGAGACAAGAAAAACCGTTCGAATGATCGCGAAGGAATTCGGTGTTTCGAAAAGTACTGTCCACAAAGATTTAACGGAACGATTACCTGAAATTAACCCGGAGTTGGCCAACAGTGTCAAAGAGATTTTGGAGTACCATAAATCGGTACGACATCTCCGCGGGGGAGAAGCTACTCGGGAAAAATACAAAAAATCGACCGAAAAGGTGGTCAATTAA
- a CDS encoding circularly permuted type 2 ATP-grasp protein, with translation MFKTYETDSFFDEMLQERGRPRAHYQTLYDQLSALPEDELQARHEAAQQNFLRQGITFTVYNDDQGAERTIPFDFVPNIIPKDEWKKLEKGLIQRVKALNLFLDDVYNGQQILKDGLIPRELVVTCKHFYPQVTKIKVPRRNHIFMAGIDLIKDENGEFRVLEDNLRNPSGLSYVFQNRYVMRHVFPDFFQDYDVVSLENQFTHIHDALSSIAPNNVSNPNIVLLTPGVYNSAYFDHSFIAQQLGIELVEGRDLLVRDRIVYMKTTRGLKRVDVIYRRIDDDFLDPLEFRSDSMLGVAGLLDAYRAGNVTISNGIGNGVADDKAIYHYVPNMIRYYLGEEPIIRNVETYFLRDEEQRKYVLENLDQLVVKQTDGSGGYNLLIGPHATEQELEDYRIQIEKNPSNYIAQPMVNLSRLPVFRGKNFAGCHIDVRAFIFNGEHPHVFPGGLTRVALKEGSLVVNSSQGGGGKDTWVMTD, from the coding sequence ATGTTCAAAACTTATGAAACCGATTCATTCTTTGATGAAATGCTCCAGGAAAGAGGAAGGCCGCGTGCACATTATCAAACCCTCTATGATCAATTATCCGCCCTTCCCGAGGATGAACTGCAAGCCCGCCATGAAGCTGCTCAGCAGAACTTCCTCAGACAGGGCATCACCTTCACCGTCTATAACGACGATCAGGGTGCGGAGCGTACGATCCCTTTCGATTTCGTCCCGAACATCATTCCGAAGGATGAATGGAAGAAGCTTGAAAAGGGCCTCATTCAACGTGTCAAAGCTCTTAATCTATTTTTAGACGACGTCTACAACGGCCAGCAGATTTTGAAGGATGGCCTCATTCCCCGAGAACTCGTCGTCACCTGTAAACACTTTTATCCCCAGGTAACGAAAATCAAAGTTCCACGAAGAAACCATATTTTTATGGCTGGTATAGATCTGATCAAAGACGAAAACGGAGAGTTCCGCGTCCTTGAGGACAATCTCAGGAATCCGTCCGGACTATCCTACGTGTTCCAGAACCGTTACGTCATGCGTCACGTTTTCCCTGACTTTTTCCAGGACTATGATGTTGTCTCACTCGAAAACCAGTTCACGCACATCCATGACGCTCTTTCTTCCATCGCGCCGAACAATGTCTCAAACCCGAACATCGTACTCCTTACCCCTGGTGTCTATAACTCTGCTTATTTTGATCATAGTTTCATAGCTCAGCAGCTCGGCATTGAACTTGTCGAAGGACGTGACCTGCTCGTCCGCGACCGTATCGTCTATATGAAAACGACGAGAGGGCTGAAACGCGTCGACGTCATTTATCGCCGCATTGACGATGATTTCCTCGATCCGCTCGAGTTCCGTTCTGATTCCATGCTAGGGGTCGCCGGTCTTCTCGATGCTTACCGCGCCGGCAACGTAACCATCAGCAACGGGATCGGAAACGGCGTGGCTGACGACAAAGCAATCTATCATTATGTACCTAACATGATTCGCTATTACCTTGGTGAAGAGCCGATCATCCGCAATGTCGAGACGTATTTTTTACGAGATGAAGAACAACGGAAATATGTACTCGAAAATCTCGATCAACTCGTTGTAAAACAGACGGACGGTTCAGGCGGTTATAATCTTTTGATCGGACCTCATGCAACCGAACAAGAACTCGAAGACTACCGGATCCAGATTGAAAAGAATCCATCCAACTACATTGCACAGCCAATGGTCAACCTTTCACGGCTTCCTGTTTTTAGAGGGAAAAATTTCGCTGGCTGCCACATCGACGTCCGCGCATTCATCTTCAACGGGGAACATCCGCATGTTTTCCCTGGCGGCCTGACAAGGGTTGCGCTGAAAGAAGGCTCGCTCGTCGTCAATTCTTCACAGGGCGGCGGCGGAAAAGATACGTGGGTCATGACCGATTAA